Part of the Oerskovia paurometabola genome is shown below.
GGGGAGACGGGCCTTCGCGACGTTCGGGCGGTGGAGGGGCGGGGTCAGACGGGAGAGAGACCCAGCCGTCGACCCGCGAGGCCGCGGCTGCGGGCGGCCAGGTTGCGCGCGACGCCGCGCAGGGCGACGGCCGCAGGGGAGTCGGGGTCCGAGAGCGTCACGGGGGTGCCGTCGTCCCCGGCCTCGCGCAGCGACATGTCCAGGGGGACCTGCCCGAGCAGCTCGACCGGTCCGCCCGTCGCGGCCGTGAGGTTCGCCGCGACCTTCGCCCCGCCGCCGGCCCCGAACAGCTCGAGCCGTGACCCGTCCGGCTGCTCGAGCCACGACATGTTCTCGACGACGCCCACGATCCCCTGCTGGGTCTGTGTCGCGATCGATCCCGCACGCTCCGCGACCTCGGCGGCCGCGACCTGCGGGGTCGTCACGACGAGGATCTCGCTGGTCGGCAGGAGCTGCGCGACCGAGATCGCGATGTCGCCCGTGCCGGGCGGCAGGTCGAGGAGCAGGACGTCGAGGTCGCCCCAGTACACGTCCGCGAGGAACTGCTGGAGCGCCCGGTGGAGCATGGGGCCGCGCCAGATCACGGGCTGTCCCTGCGGCACGAACATGCCGATCGAGACGACCTTGACCCCGTGGGCGACGGGCGGCAGGAGCATGTTGTCGACGCGTGTGGGCTGGCGGTCCACACCGAGCATGCGGGGGATCGAGAAGCCGTAGATGTCGGCGTCGACGACCCCCACGCTGAGCCCGTCCGCGGCCAGGGCGACCGCGAGGTTCGCGGTCACCGAGGACTTGCCGACGCCACCCTTGCCCGACGCGATCGCGTACACCTTGGTCAGCGAGCCGGGCTTGGCGAAGGGGATCTCGGGCTCGCCCACGCCTCCGCGCAGCATGGTGCGCAGCTCGGTGCGCTGCTCTGCGCTCATGACGCCGAGGTCGACGCTCACCTCGCCCACGCCCGGCACGGTCTGCGCCGCGGCCGTGACGTCCTTGACGAGGGTCGACTTCATGGGGCAGCCCGCCACGGTCAGGTCGACGCCGACGACGACGCGCGCGCCGCCTGCCGCAGTGCCGTCCCCGGGCGCGGCGC
Proteins encoded:
- a CDS encoding Mrp/NBP35 family ATP-binding protein, yielding MAGGSATPTTDVLEDLVRTALTQVMDPEIRRPITELGMVRSVEVTGGAEGAAPGDGTAAGGARVVVGVDLTVAGCPMKSTLVKDVTAAAQTVPGVGEVSVDLGVMSAEQRTELRTMLRGGVGEPEIPFAKPGSLTKVYAIASGKGGVGKSSVTANLAVALAADGLSVGVVDADIYGFSIPRMLGVDRQPTRVDNMLLPPVAHGVKVVSIGMFVPQGQPVIWRGPMLHRALQQFLADVYWGDLDVLLLDLPPGTGDIAISVAQLLPTSEILVVTTPQVAAAEVAERAGSIATQTQQGIVGVVENMSWLEQPDGSRLELFGAGGGAKVAANLTAATGGPVELLGQVPLDMSLREAGDDGTPVTLSDPDSPAAVALRGVARNLAARSRGLAGRRLGLSPV